A window of the Sabethes cyaneus chromosome 1, idSabCyanKW18_F2, whole genome shotgun sequence genome harbors these coding sequences:
- the LOC128736931 gene encoding transcriptional adapter 1-like: protein MTSAEEVDAVLMAKQALMFALGDKWPLYLANMKLWFRKKTSKEEFDLESRKLFSSDQMHLHNKFLLAILNKIDAISPPQSVNNSGDTGHGKSSSSSKKRKRSSKSSSDRATFEPATVHDYVPKELLDYEQVASQSSTVPTIRYAAQELFLPDNGLVLGRLLVGAWENGLSNVEENAVDLIVQAVQVLLKNILMEIIMKRKHFRTTANGTFAYDVGHQLPHPFNRNTVTKAKIDDEPMELDKEITTVCYLKPPAGDSAFLASCGEPYPNQTRKITVCDLYKTLLNRSVIPSHSVYSMNMERISSLLS from the exons ATGACATCGGCGGAAGAAGTAGATGCAGTATTAATGGCAAAGCAAGCTCTTATGTTTGCTTTGGGCGACAAATGGCCACTATATTTGGCTAATATGAAGCTCTGGTTCCGAAAGAAAACCTCCAAGGAAGAGTTTGATTTGGAGAGTCGTAAGCTTTTTAGTTCAGACCAGATGCATTTACACAACAAATTCTTGCTGGCAATACTAAACAAGATCGACGCGATATCGCCACCGCAAAGCGTAAATAATAGTGGTGACACTGGTCATGGAAAGAGTAGTAGCAGTTCTAAGAAGCGCAAACGATCGTCGAAATCTTCATCAGATCGTGCCACATTTGAGCCAGCTACAGTTCATGATTACGTTCCAAAAGAGTTGTTAGATTATGAACAGGTGGCTAGTCAGAGCTCTACGGTGCCTACGATACGATATGCTGCACAAGAATTATTTCTACCGGATAATGGTTTGGTGCTCGGAAGACTTCTCGTTGGTGCCTGGGAAAATGGTTTATCGAATGTGGAGGAAAATGCTGTCGATTTGATAGTCCAAGCCGTTCAAGTTCTACTAAAAAATATTCTAATGGAAATTATTATGAAACGGAAGCATTTTCGAACAACAGCCAATGGAACGTTTGCTTACGACGTCGGACATCAGCTGCCGCATCCATTCAATCGCAATACAGTAACCAAAGCTAAGATTGACGACGAGCCAATGGAGCTAGACAAAGAGATAACCACAGTTTGTTACCTTAAGCCACCTGCTGGGGATTCAGCATTCTTGGCCTCATGCGGAGAACC ATATCCAAACCAGACGCGGAAAATCACTGTGTGTGATTTATATAAGACACTACTTAACAGGAGTGTGATTCCATCTCACTCAGTCTATTCTATGAATATGGAAAGAATATCTAGTCTGCTTTCGTAG